The Arvicola amphibius chromosome 4, mArvAmp1.2, whole genome shotgun sequence genome includes the window TCACAGTGAAAACCCCACAGAGCCCCTGGGTCCAGATAAGAGCAGCCAGAGTAGACCGGCCACTGCCAGTGTCACTTAGTAGGAGCAGAGTTGAGCCCACCTGGGAGAAGTCCAGGCACGAACTGAGAGAGACTGGCAAAAAGCAAACCATCAAAGAcggaaagaaacaacagaaacactAACTCGAAACTTCCTTGGCTTCCTTCTGTCAGGCCAgacctttttaaaatatgcacataaaaatacttttaaaatctttaaccCAGGGCTGGACTCAGAGGGTAAAGCCCTTGTTGTGCAagactgaagacctgagttcaagccccagatcccacatgaaggtggaaagaggaaatagattccagagattgtcctctgatctctgcatgtgcatgcatcctacacacaaatacattaaaaaaatccttaacatacatgcctgtgatctcaacacctgagagatgaaggcagaaggatcaggagtttaaggcaaTATAGGgttatgtagtgagtttgaggctagcctgggctacatgaaaccctgtgtcACACAACGAAAAAACACTATAACCAAAGTAAAACCAAAGCTTAGGGTATTCAAGGTACATTATACCTATGTATAAgattgtgaaagaaagaaagaactttttAATTGAacactggaggctggagagatggctcagtgattaagaacactggctgctcttccaaaggacagggttcaattcccagcatccacatgtcagctcataactgtctgcagctccagttccagggatctgacaatgtcacacaaccacacacacaggcaaaacaccaatacccattaaaaaagcagaaagaacagtGAAGCcaagcgtggtggtgcacacctttgatcccagcacttaggaggcaaattctgagtttgagaccagcctggtctacattgtgagttccaggacatccagggctacattgttgagaccctgtctcagaaaaaaaaaagtgttaacaGATTTTcatgggaaaagcaaaaaaccaatttcccttaaattaaattaatggaccacattatatttttttatgtgaCTCAACTGATTGACACAAGCCAGCCGTGAACAGAATATGATGCTCAAAGTCACTCAGGGGACGTGGCCCATCCACCCTACCTACAGTCTCATTGACTGTCTTCACCAGGATTCAGAAACAAAGTTCACCTCCCTCTGAGAAAGAGCTGCAGTCAGCAAAGGGTGGCTATCAGAAAGCCTCCTGTCCTCCTCCAACCAGCATATGAAAGTAATCTTTTCAgctaggaggtggtggcacatgcctttaatcccaacactctggaggcagaggcagcagatctgtgtgagttcaaagccagcctggtcctggtctatagaatgagttcacagagaaaccctgttttgaaaaaagaaagaaaaaaaaaagtgatcttTTAGTAGAACACATACAACTTATGCCATAAACAggaatttctttattcttctatcACATAAAACCACAGCACACTAAGTGTTCACATTTCCACTCGGGACTTATGCTAATGAGTTTGTGCATCAGAGACACTcgtgggaagagaagaaagaggaagagctcCACACAAGCACTTCACCTGGTCTGTGGCAACAACCAGTGTTGTGCTCTTTACACCCGGAGACGCTACCCACAACACACTCACTGACACACACTCCCCCTCACACAGTGCGCAGAGCAGCATGGAGTGACTGGTCACATGAAGCTCTCTGCCCTGGCATGCCAAAGCCCACAGGGTTCAAGGTGTTGGTGGAGAGGGCCCATGCTAGCGACAGGTACATCTGGTAGCTATCATGTCTTCGTACTCTTTGTAAGCAATGGAGCCGTCGGGTTCAATGGTCAACACGCTCAAGGGGCTGTATTTGCCAGGCACACATGAAGGCCTTGGCACAGAGGGGTCCAGCTTCTCATAGATGATATTCTGGACCATGGTGTGCACAGGAGAGCCATACCGATGCCTGACCGCCCTGGGGCAGTCCCCTTTACAGTACCTGGGGTTGTATCTGTGTGGGGCCACGATCCAGTTGTCCCATTTGAGCTGACTGAAACTCAGCCTGAAGTCATGGAGTTCACACTCGTTTTGGGGGAAAAGAAACTGTTTGAAGTATTCGCTGAGATTGAAGGATGCTGTAAGATGTGGCTTCTTGGCTTCCAAGTGGCTGGTTTTCTGCCCTCGACGGTGCCGGGCAGATCTTTCCACCTCGGCTGCCTCTTCTTGCACAGGCTGGGTGGCCACGCTGCCCTGGCCAGGATGCTGCAAAGGCCTCCGGGAGGAGTGAGGGGAATGCCAGGAGTGGTACGCCTGCGCGCTGGTGTCGTTGAGATACAAGATGAGCGAGGGCTGCACGGACAGAGGCATGCTAAACACCCCGTCCCCTGGGGCCTGGTCTTTTGTGCACGTAAAATTGACAGACAAATGAATGCTTCTCTCGCTGGAGGCCaccagaggctggaggagggaggtCACATCCATCTCGATCCATCTGTGTTTCTTCAAGGTAAACGAGTATGGCACCCTGAGGGGAGCCTTGCCGGAAGACATGGGCTCCTTTACCACAAGGTCCCCCTCACAGGTCGcagtggaggaggaagcagccGAGTTGTTGAGAGCGTACAGCAAGACTGACTTGAGCAAGTGTTCCATGGCGGTCACCCGGTCCAGGTTAAACAGCAGGTCCGCCATCGGCAGGGGTCCTGAGAAGAGAAGCCACCCAACCAGTAAGTAGTGCTTGGGGACAAACTGGAGGGAGCGGGAAGCGAGATGGAAGAGTGAGTACTCAGTCATAagcagtttcccttccttctcgTCCCCTACTTCCTTAAGCCTCAAAAACAAAGCGAAGAAGGAAATTCTAGATGGTCTGGGTGTGTTACTCACggggagagcacttgcctggcatgcacaagggcCTGGGGTCATGCCTTGAGTTGGGTAGGGAGGTGAGGGGTTTTTGTGATATGATCACTTTGAAGGATTGGCACCAGCTTGGGATATGTTGTGAGACtgcctcacacaaacacacacactcacacacattctctctctctttctctctctctctcacacacacacacacacacacaccctctcacaccagacatgctctcacacacaatctctctcacacacgcatacacacaccctcacagacacactcacacacaatctctcacacacaccctcacacagacatgctcacacactcacacacacattccccccatagacacacacagacacagacagacagacacacacacacacacacacacacacacacacacacacacacacacacacacacaaaagagactgGACCTTGTAGCCCAAACCCATAATCCTGCTCTCTTGGAGGTAAAGGTCattttggctacatagcaaatttgaggtcaacctgaactGGTTACATGAGACAAAGGCACCGCCCACACCCACATGGGGTGACAagcctcagaaggtggaggcaagaggaccaggagGTCAATAGCCCCTTTGACTACCAGCTGAGTTCGAGGCGGCCAGCCTGGCCTATCTGAGAGTGTAGAGCAGTTCAGTGGAGCTCAGAGCTCAgtgagtcaggaggattgctgcTATGTTCGAGAACTTGAGTTTGGACCCTAGGATCTACATGGTGGAGGGCGAGATCCAACTTCGGAAAgcctttctctgacctccagacatgatcccacccccaatccacacatgcaaatacattttGTCTCCATAAAAGTGAGATCAGCTTTCCTGGAGAGGTAAAGCAAGAGACTATCATTACATCCCAGTTCTAGACCCAACAGCTCGCTCCAAACACAGGCAGGTGAGAAGAATGTCTCCCTTTGGTGGCATCCCCACTGACGACGCAGCCAGGAGACCATCGGAAGCAACACTCACTGGGCCTGGATGAAGTGAGTCAATTGAGAACATCTGACTGCCACGTGAGATTGGAAGCAAATGGGGGCTCTAAGActccagagggaggaaggggggctTTCAACAGACACCCTGTACAGTCATGATGGTTTTTCTTACACTGTGAACTGGTGGCCGCGGTGTGTATGTGTTCGGGAGTAGGCGTGTGGGGTTAGTTAATGGACACACACTCTGTGGCACAGGTATGGAGGTAgaaagacaacttgtgggacttGGTTCTTCCAACATGTGgggcctgggaactgaactaaggcTGTCAGGTTGGTGGAAAAAGCCTTCACCCACGACGCCATTGCCAAAGCCCTGggattttcatttctggtttttccTACTCTTTCTTACCAAACTGTTCCtgctatttttggttttttaagacagggtttctctgtagctttggagcctgtcctggaactgaccctgtagaccaggctggcctcgaactcacagaggtctgcctgcctctgcctcctgagtgctaggattaaaggcgtgtgccaccaccacccggcctgttCCCATTGTTGACTAACACTttgaggtttggtttttttttttgtttgtttttattgttgagacagggtctcactgggtagcccaagctggcctggaactcattgggTAGACCCAGCTGGCCCTGCTCTGAGCTCGGAGATCAGCCTGCTCCTGCCCCTTGAGGGCTAGAATTAAAGTCACGTGTCACTATGCCCTGCTTGACTTCTGTTGATACTGGAGGTCAAACTCCGGGCATCTGGCACACTCAACATAAACTGTACTATATCTCAGCCATACAGTTTGTACTGCGCCAGATggagactgaaactttcctctcaCAGGAAACCCAGCGAGAGGGAAATGTCCCATTCATCACAGCCACTACTGGCTCAAAGCGAGGTTTCAACACAATGCTAGGCCAACAGCTTGGTAGAATAGAAAGAGATGCTAGCTACTTTCCCTGGTCTTTCAAGACATTACTCTCTTCTAGCCTTGACATATTGTAACAAcaggcctgtgaccccagcactaaGGCAGGCAGGTCActgcgagtttgaggtcagtctcaaaaaagagagcaggagggagggaggggaagagggagggggagagggagggaaagttcaaacaaaacaaaaatctatatactaatttttaatttttttcagttttttaaagacaggacttctctgtgtagtcctgactattctggaacttgctctgtagaccaggctgaccttgaactcacagagcctgcctgcctctgcttcctgagtgctgggattaaaagtgtgccaccactacccaatcATACTAGTTTCTTAACTGATGATGGTTTAAGctaacaacacatacacatacacacacgccaaGCAAACAGTGTATAATCAGTGCTACTGCCGAGGGATGTAGTAGCAGAGGGCTTAGCTAGCATGTGTGAGTCCCCCAACCCTATTTAATCCTTAGCACCACCACAccaaaaaagaattcaagaacttaagaaaaaaattaaagccatgccatggtggtgcatgcctttagtcccagcacttgggagacagaggcaggcggatctcggagttcaagaccagcctgatctacagagtgaatgtcAAGATAGCTAGGgcttttatacagagaaaccctgtctcaaaaagaaaagaactaattTGTTTCACTTGGATACTGAGAATaatgccaaaagaaaaaaatgtgggatGCTGTAAACCTGCATGATCCCAGTACtcaaagggctgaggcaggaggatacagAGTTTGAGTAGAACCTGGGTGACAGGGTAAGATCTTGCCTCAGAACAAATGAATTCAAATCAAAGCCTGGCTCCTCTTAGTAACAGAAACACtgaagctcctgtctcctctctccacccagctgaACCATTTGCTCTTACCCACCTGTCACCTGGTTGCCAGGCGCTGGCTCGTGCTTGGTATAGGGGCTGAAGAGCCGAACAGTGTTGTAGAGGTGACTTCTGCTGGGTTTAGGAACCCCTTCCTTGGTAGCATATGTCTTATAGAGCTTTTTCATGTAGTAGAGCGCTCTGGAGTCAGGCTGCAGCCTAGGGGCCTCACCTCTCCTATCAGACAGGACCTTAAAGAGGGGAGGCAAGAGACCCGAACTGTCGGTCCCATCTACGGGCAGCAGCAAGGACCAAGGATCTGCCTCAGACTCCGAAGCTGCACTGGTTCCAGTCTGGGATTCTCCCCTAGAAGCCTGAGAGTTGAGGCTAGTAAGAAAACACAGCCAGGCAAAGCAGCAAAATCCAAACCGGAGTTTGCTGGGAAGTGCCATGGCTTGGGAGAACTAGGAACGAATGCATCTCCCCACGCCGGTCTTCTTTCTAAAGACTGGGAAAGCCCTGGCGTGGTCCTTAAATAAAATCTAGGTGTGGAGGACCAGCTTCACTTCTGTAATCAGACCTCAAGGATGCCTAGCTGTAGGCCATTTTTCATCAGCTCTACAAGTCAGCTGTTagcacatttttatataatttgttcTCATTAGATGCAAATTTGTCTACTtagcttttttccattttccctgACATTTACTTCAAACCCACCAAGTATTATTACCCTCATGGACTACTCATACAGCTGAAAACCCAAAAGAAACCCgaagaattataaaacaaaatatcttagGGCTGGAGACATAACTGCAGAAAtattaggtttgtttttttctctcgaTTCACCATCTCCACAGCTCTCATTGCCTTAGCACTAACTGGTTACTTATTGCACAGTGAGTTGGAAACACAGGAAGTCACGATGAGTACAGAAATTCCAGAGTGACGTTAGGCTGTTCAGCCTGGCCAGGTGCCCTGGTACAGGGCATGGAAATTTGGCATAGGACAACAGTTACTCGCAGTGTGCTTTAAAAGAAGACATGGCGGCGgccggcggggggggggggggcgagggggGAAGGGTTTGCAGgtgtgatgcacacttttaatcccagcactcagaaggtacaggcaggtggatctctatgagttcaaggccagcctggtctacagagagggttCTAGGAAAGCTTGGGCTACATACTATGGAGACCCCGCTCCAAAATAAAAAGAGGCTgttatggagctggagagatggctcagtcgttaaagagcactgactgttcttccagaggacctgggttcaaataccagtcacccacatggtagctcacaactttctgtaactccaagatcagaCATCTTTATACAGattgcatgcaggcaaaacagcaaggcacataaaataataaaaataaattatttatttttttgttaatatttatttattttattatgtaaacaatattctgtctgtatgcctgcaggccagaagagggcaccagactcctttacagatggttgtgagccaccatgtggttgctgggaactgaactcaggacctttggaagagcaggcaatgctcttaacctctgagccatctctccagccccaaaataaattatttttgaaaagaggACATCACCTTTAATCTTgaccaatttaaaaatacaacatcctgggactggaaagattgctcagcagttaagggcagtGGTTACTCTTCCCAGAACAAATTATGTGGCtcatgaccacctgtaactccacttctggCACCCTTAGGAATGTAAAACACcaactataaaatgaaaataacaaatttttttttaaaaacccacaatATCTATCTGGATGGCAAGATAGCTCCAAgaataaaagcacttgccaccaagcctagtgACCAAAATTCAGTCCTACAAACCTGCATCCAGTCTCTAAGATCTGCatggcagaaggggagaggagactCCTGCAGGTCCCTCTGACCTGTACTCACATGCGCCCCTGCCCTTTGCACACAGAATACATATTTTACTTAAAGGAAGCAACTACAGAAAGCTTTTATTTGCTCAAAGGAATCAATGTCTTTTGAAGCAGAACAGAAACCAAAAATATCCTAAGTACTCTCAATACTTTCAAAACCAGTACATCAAACTTGATTTTCATTAGAATGCCATTTTTCCACACTagtaattaaaaatgtaagacCCAGattttatgtgtgcgtgtgtgtgtgtgtgtgtgtgtgtgcaaacaatTATTGCGCCTCATCTTCTGAACAAGAATGTCACGTCAGCCTCTCGTTAAAGGCGATGACAGTCTGAGGACACTTCATGTCACAGTCCCCTCCTTTGCCAGCGCCAAGTCCGCCTCATCTGAGGCCTCTGTTTCGTGAGAAACACTGGCTCTCCACTGCTGCCTGTGTCACCGGTATTCATTCCAGTCAAGAGCCCTGGCGAAGTCCCTGGGTTTGTCGGCAGCAGCTCTTTCCTTCTTCGATCTGCTCTTATCAGATTCACTGTCAGACAAAGATTTCCTTTCTGTACCATCTTTTTCATTACCAGCTTTTTGAAAACTAAGAAATGCTTCAATTAATTCTGAACAATCTAAATTTTCTTCTGGTTCCCAAGTATTCTCAACATCTGTGAGCCCCTTCCACTCGAGGAAATGCTCCACCCTCCTATTCACTCACTACACGTGGGTCCAGGATTTACTTTTTCTACCACAAATTCTTCAGGTTCTGCCTCTTAAACTTTTTTTGCTCCGGGTTGTGCTCCTCAGCTAAGTCACAACCAAGGggcaaaatacatattttaaaagtaataaaaagtacAATATCCTAGTGTCCTTGTTTTGGTCTACAATTCATGTGACCATACTCTGGTCGAAAGGTTTCGAGATATATGCAAGTAGcacatatttaaacatatttaatatgTACTATTATATgtaagtcttatttattttttaacaagccACCCAGATGGCAGAATTCACTACATTATTTTAGTCCTTGACTAAAGTATTTGTGTTCCTGCCTTGGAGCTGAGACCAGGCTAGATAGTGTTTTAGGAGAACCCAGGGCAAGTGCACCACCATGCAAGGAGGGGCTACCTAGGGCCCCTCGGAAGGTGATCATCTTCTGAAAGAAAGTCAACCCATACTCATAACACAAGATAAAAAGTCAGTGTGCGCAGCACCTGATTAATAAAGCCGAACCCTTGCAAAACTGAAGCTCAGGGTTCGCCAAACCGCCGCCCCAGTTTGATCGCCAGATTATAATCGGCCAGTCATCACATTTACAGGCATTGGGACAAACAGAAAGGTCCGTGAGTCCCACAGGACAGTATTAGTTAGGAGAATGTACTTCAGGGAAAACACAAAAGTtccagaaagagaggaaagagccgGGGCTCGATGACACACCCTGCCCGAACTGAAGCCCCTCTATAGCTCCCATGACCACGACCCGCGTCTGACAACTGGCTGACGGAGAGCTGATGATTTGTAACTGAACTGGGAGAAACGTTTGTGTCACATCCTCGACAAGTCTACCGGCTGCCAGTGTTTTGCTAGGGCAGCGTTTACCGTAGCCCTAGACCCAATGTCCCTAACTTTGTGCTGCAGTCATGAGAGTCTGTCTACAGTCCAGTCCCTTTTGGTTACGGGGATCCCATGCAACTGGCACTCCTCCGCTAAGGGACAGCCAGGAGGACAAAGTccccttttttcctctttgggcAGCTTCCAGCTCTGGTATCTATCCAACGAAAGCCCGGGCACTAAGCAGTAAGAACCAAGTCTTGGAACGCCCACACGCCCTAAGCCCCGCCCATTGGCACAAACCACGCCCTATGCACCTAAAGGCCCCGCCCCATGCCCCGTCTAGGAGGGAGCCTCACGGACGTTCACCTGAACTCAATCCATTGCTCGCTAAAATCTGGGCCACGCACTCACCAAGCCCCCCAGTTTCTTTCCAAGCTCCGCCCACATACCAACATAAGCCCGCCCACACGTCCTCAACGCTCCGGTAAGGCACACGTGCTCCGTTAAGCACCACCCAGCCTCTTGAAGAACCGGTTCTGCACCTGtaggccccgccccctcccgccCACGCGCAAGGCCACTCCCAGGTTCGCTGTCCAGGCCATTTTCTCTTTAGGACTGGTCGGCGTCTTCCCCTGGAGACAGACGAAAAATGGTAGTGCCCGGAAATGACGTTAAGACCCCCAGTCTCGGCTTCCGCCCCTTTCCGGAAGTGACGTTAAGCCGGGCTCAGCACGGTGGAGATAGAGGTGACCTGGTTGCGGTGGTCGGTACGGGGCAGTGGGGGTTCCTTGCTGGTCTAAGCCACGCTTGTGTCCTCCGTCCTTAGGGCCGCCGCCACCATGGGCCGCGAGTTCGGGAATCTGACGCGGATGCGTCACGTGATCTCCTACAGCTTGTCACCCTTTGAGCAGCGCGCCTTCCCGAACTACTTCAGCAAAGGCATCCCCAACGTGCTGCGCCGCACTCGCGAGCGCATCCTGCGCGTGGCGCCGCGTGAGTGCGGGGCGGGCGGGGGAGGGCGCACTTTTCCTTCCAACATCCCCGACCAGACATGGAGTTGTCACCATATCGAAGTGACTGGCCTAAGGTCACTCGGATGACTCCAGCGTCTCCCTCTGAGGTCATCGCTGTCCGCTATCAGTGCTGCATTGCTGATGCAATGTCTTGTGTTAGCTATGCGCCGATTTGCTGACGGTGTCATGGCATTGCGAATATGCCAGGAACCCGTGGAAGGTACACTTGAATTTGATGGAGAGGTTGAGGCCCGCCCGATCTTGGTgtggaacccaggctggcctcacagttGTGCTTTTACTGCCTTGTCCTCGGGACTGctggctgggattatagacattcGCCAGCACAGCAACTTGAAATGTACTTTTAAGACAGTGAAGTTTATGTTAGGTAAATTTCATCTTCAGTTATCTCATGAAATTTTTCATTTAGTGTTAAGAAGAGAGACTAGGAGGAAGGTCAAGGCTAAATGTTCTGGTCGTTATTTTGGTTGCTTATAAAATGGGTGTGTAATTGTAACCATTTTTAACctattattaaaaatagtttctggTCGTGATAATGCTtgcatttaatcccagcgttcagcattgccaggggcataaattttattttttcattcccgaggcagaggaaggtggatctatGTGGTttgaacccagcctggtctacatagggagttcaggTCCCCAAGGGCCATatagtaagagcctgtctcaaaacaaaaacatagtgctggagatggctcagcacttaaaatcacttgctgctctttcagacaACCTGGTTCGTTCCCACCATCCATATCATAATTCACAAGCACCTGTGTGTGACGCCAAAGGGAACTGGCACTCTCATGGGGCATGCgtgtggtacacaaacatgcatactagtgaaacacttataaaatataaaaagcaaaggcTGGACATTcatgcattcaggaggcagaggcaggccggtcTCTGAATtgcagaccagtctggtctacagagttagtttcaggacagttagccaaacagagaccttgtctcaaaaaaaagccaaagacacctttaatcccagcacttgggaggcagagacaggtggatccctgagtttaaggataaccagggctacacagacccCATCTCCAAAACGAAACAAGTTAAAAGCTAGGGACAACAGAAGGGCAGGCAGAATGGTAGAAAGTCAAAACTGAGGACCGAGGGCAGGACGTGGTGCAtgatagaggccagcctggtccccaCAGACcgtctccaccccacccccagaggaGCTGAGGTTCTGTGCTCTCTGTGCTCACAGCTTTCTCTCTTGACTGTTGCAGCGTTTGTAGCGTTTTATCTGATCTACACCTGGGGGAACCAGGAGTTTGAGCAGTCTAAGAGGAAGAACCCAGCCATGTATGAAAATGACAAGTGAGCAGCACGCGTCTGGATGACAGTTTCCTGCCCAAAGGCCCTTCTCTGCGAGAGGAGTCTATGTTATGTGTCCTGAAGATACAATAAATTACTTACGTTACGGGCTTTCCTGTTGTGACTTTGTTTGCTtagttgagacaaggtctcactatgcgtACCTGACTGGCCTGGACGAACTAAgaagtccacctgcctccgcctctgccATGGTGTTGAACATCATGCCTGGACCaagtttgtttttcgagacaaggtttctctgtgtaacagtcctggctgtcctagaacttgctttgtagaccaggctggcctcgaactcactgagatcctcccgcctctgcctcccgagtgctgggattaaaggcgtgcgccacctcctccaccccaacccccatgattgttttgttttacaagtaGAGTCCTTAGTGTGACTGGGTGTATTCAAGTCATGATGATCCCTTTCCCTGCACAAGTCCTGAAAGGTGGTTGGGCGTAGGTGTGAGTGGCATGGGTTCGGGAATGCCACGTCTTGACCCAGCTCTGCTCCCATTATAACTATAaagtctagccgggcggtggtggcgcacgcctttaatcccagcactcgggaggcagaggcaggcggatctctgtgagttcgagaccagcctggtctacaagagctagttccaggacaggctccaaagccacagagaaaccctgtctcgaaaaaccaaaaaaaaaaaaaacaaaaaactataaagTCTAGTAATGATACTGTAATTAGGATGTCAGGTGTTCTTTATAGCCACATAAAGGAACTTTTAACTCCCCGCAGCCTTTGAAGTGAGCGTTATAATCTGCAGATGAGGAATCACAGTTTAGTACTTTGCCCAGAAGCACATGACAGTGAGTTGGTAGAGCAAGGTACCAGAGTGTGCTCTTCAAACCATGCTGTGCTGCTTTGCTCCATAGGGAAGGCCTTAGCCTGAGGGGTTTCATCTGTGAAAGGAGACCATAGTGCCATCCCTTGGCTGCTACAGCCCATGTCAGTCAGAACCATGGTTGGCTTTGTGTCATGGAGCCAATCCAACAGTGGCTTTTAGTTGTATGTGGACCACAAGGTCTGAAAAGATGCATCCTTTTATGGGAAAGGTATACCACTTGCCCTACAATCTTTGGATGcccttgttctctctttgcctggaGATGATAGGGCGGGCATGCTTGGCCATCCTGAGCTTCTGGCCTTGTCAGTTGGCTAAGGACATTGTTGCAGACTGTAGCAGCTCACAGTGTAATGTTGTACTCAGACGTTTTTGCCTGATGATTGCTAGCTCGTGCCAAAagtcctcaaaagaacaaatgacaaGCTGGattgtggtggcgcacacattaaagaatcccagcactcgggaggcagaggtgggcagatctctcagtttgagaccagcctggtctacagagcgagttccaggacaggttccaaagctacacagaggaactctgttttgaaaaaccaaaataaataattaattaaaaagaaagtcttcCAACAGCAAACCTGTAGGTTGCATGGACTGTGAGGCAGGCTATAGCATGGCTGTGTCTTATACCCATGCCCTGTATCAGTCGTTCTCAGCTTTCCCAGGGCTGCCACTCTTGCAGCCCTTCAGTAGGTCCTCGTGTTGTGGGGAACCCAACCATAACTTTTCATTGCTGCTACATAACTGTGtatttgctactgttacgaatcattATGTAAATAccttttccagtggtcttaggtgacccctctGAAAGGACTGTCTGGTCCCTGCCcaaaaggggttgagacccacaggttgagaatatCTGCTTTACTATCTGAATACTATCACTTCTGGAGCCTTAAGTGTCCACAAAACATGTCAGCACAAGGTGTTTGGGTTAGCTGTAGCAGAGATGCTGAGATGAGCGAGCACAGGGAAATGCCCAGTCCAGTTTCCATGTTTGACTCTGTCCAGATTGATTCCTGTGTCTTAGAACCTATGAGTCAGTCATAGACctctggtggtgcatgcttttaattccagcacttgggaggcagaggcaggc containing:
- the Gdf9 gene encoding growth/differentiation factor 9, encoding MALPSKLRFGFCCFAWLCFLTSLNSQASRGESQTGTSAASESEADPWSLLLPVDGTDSSGLLPPLFKVLSDRRGEAPRLQPDSRALYYMKKLYKTYATKEGVPKPSRSHLYNTVRLFSPYTKHEPAPGNQVTGPLPMADLLFNLDRVTAMEHLLKSVLLYALNNSAASSSTATCEGDLVVKEPMSSGKAPLRVPYSFTLKKHRWIEMDVTSLLQPLVASSERSIHLSVNFTCTKDQAPGDGVFSMPLSVQPSLILYLNDTSAQAYHSWHSPHSSRRPLQHPGQGSVATQPVQEEAAEVERSARHRRGQKTSHLEAKKPHLTASFNLSEYFKQFLFPQNECELHDFRLSFSQLKWDNWIVAPHRYNPRYCKGDCPRAVRHRYGSPVHTMVQNIIYEKLDPSVPRPSCVPGKYSPLSVLTIEPDGSIAYKEYEDMIATRCTCR
- the LOC119812643 gene encoding cytochrome b-c1 complex subunit 8; this encodes MGREFGNLTRMRHVISYSLSPFEQRAFPNYFSKGIPNVLRRTRERILRVAPPFVAFYLIYTWGNQEFEQSKRKNPAMYENDK